From Candidatus Bathyarchaeota archaeon:
TCCAACGCAACATGGATACATATCATTATTTAATTTAAAACCTGGAACAGAAAATGTTCCTGGCATAGTTGGATTTAGCAAGGCAGCTGAATTAGCTTTTAAAGATTTTAACTCTAATACAGCCTATATGGTTAAGCTTAGAGATAAGTTAATTAAGGGAATTCAGGAAACTATTCCAGATGTAATTCTTCATGGTCCAATTGGAGATAAAAGAAGCCCTGCAAACGTAAATTTCTCTTTTAAATATGTTGAAGGAGAATCGATTATGCTTCATTTAGATTTGCGAGGAATTGCTGTAGCTACAGGTTCAGCTTGTTCAACAAGAAAGCTTGAACCAAGCCATGTTTTAACAGCTATTGGAGTAAAACCTGAAATAGCCCATAGCTCTATTAGATTTACCTTAAGCAAATTAAATACCGAAGAAGAAATCAATTATGCGCTTAAAGAGCTTTCTGAGGTAATAGAGAATTTAAGGGGGATTAGCCCAATAAAACCTGGAGCATTTTAAATAAAAGGGGGAATTTTAATGAGTTATACTGAAAGAAGCCATTTAAAATATACTCAAAAACTAATAGAATTGTTTAAAAACCCTAAAAATGTTGGAGAAATGAAGGATGCTACTGTAACTGTAACTGAAGGAAGCCCGGTTTGCGGTGATGTAATGCAATTATCATTAAAAATCGATGGAGAAAAAATTGTTGATGCAAAATTTCTTTCTTTTGGATGCGCAGCCAATATTGCTACAGGCTCTATAATAACAGAAAAAGTTAAAGGGCTTTCAATAAATGAAGCTGAAAAAATAACTATGAATGATGTTGCAAAGGAATTAGGGGGTTTACCTTCAGTAAAAATGCATTGCGCAGTTTTAGCAGCTAAAGCATTAAAAAAAGCTATTGAAGAATATAAAGTTAAGGTTTCAAAGAAAAATGGAGTTAATTAAACTTTTATTTAAAGAGGAATGCGATTTAACTAAAGGTTTAAAAAAGGGAGAAATAACAAGTTTTGGAGAAATGGAAATAGCTTATATTCAGCCATGCGCTTCAGAAAGGGGAAAAGTTACAGCAGATATAGTTATGTCAAGGGAAGATAAAACCTTCTTTGATTTTACAATGGTATGCTTAATTTTAGAATTGTATAAAATTATGTTTGCTGAAGAAAAATGCAATCAAGTTTTAGGCGCAGCTATGATTAAATGGCGGGGAAGAGATATAATTGTGTTTAGAAATGGTAGAATAAGCGTTAAACGTGCTTTAAGCAAGGATGAAGTTAAAAAAATTTTAGCTTCGCTTAATCGTTTGTTGTGGGGAAGCGTTTTATGCAATAATTGCGGGAAACCGTTAGTTGATTGCGCTTTTGGGAAGTGTAAAAAATGCATGAATGCTAAGGAATTTAAAATTGATTTATCTTACTTTAAAAAAGCTTTAACTGGGTTATTTCTTGTTAAAAGCTTGAAAAAACTTTATGAAGCTTCAGGAAAAACGTTAAACTATTCAATTGATTTAACAGTTTTTGATAAACCGAAATTAATTGACGTTTATCAAAGTGTTAATGAAGCTGCGCGTGAAGCATTAAATTGCATTGCTGGGGCTTCAGATGTAAGTGAAGCATGTTTAGGGCTTATAGCGTTAAGTTTAATCATAAACTTTAAAGCCAGCATTCAAAACGCTATTGAGTTAACGGGGTATTTAACTAAAGAAGCAATTTTAAAGTTTTTGATTTTAATTTCAAAGGCTGTTTTAAACAAGGAAGATTTTAAAGAAGAAAAATTAGCTTTTGAAAGAGAATTAAACAATTTTAAAATTGATTATTTAATGTTAAATAAAGTTAGAGAGTTAATGGATAGTTTAGTTCAATTAAGCTTTATCGCAAGTTTATTTAATAATGTAAAAAGTTTACCTTAAAATGTTTAATTAAAAATCTTGAAAATAAAGCTTAATTTTTTAGGTTAATCAATTTTACTTTTGTAATTTCAGTTTTTAAGCTGAAAACTTTCTTAAAACTGTTTAAAAGCTTCTTTAAAGAGGATTCGAAAATTCTAAAATTTTGTTTTCACCTTTAAGTTTTGTAATTGACGACTAAACTTAAAAAAAATTAGAGTAGAATATTTACTTATTTAATGTAAAAAAGCGGAAATATTGGGGAACGCAAAGCTTATATCACAGATTGCTTTTAGTATAAATAAATAGAGTAAATTAACTAAAAAATTTTATAAAGATTATTTTGAGGGATAACAATGCTTGAAGAAAAAACTGATCACGCTTATAACGTGACAAAAATTAGGAAAAGAGATGGAAGAATAGTAGAGTTTAACCCAACCAAGATTACTGAAGCAATATGGAAAGCAGCTCAATCTGTTGGTGGAAAAGATAAAAGCATAGCTGAAAAATTAACTAAGGAAGTTATAAAAAGAGTTAATGAAAAATTCGCTGAAAAAATTCCTACAGTTGAAGATGTTCAAGATATAGTGGAAAAAGTTCTTGTTGAAAATGGTCATTATAAAACAGCTAAAGCCTACATTCTTTATAGAGAACAGCATCGTCAATTAAGAGAAGTTAAAAACCTACTGCTTGATGTAGGAAATATAGTAGATTCCTATATAGCGCAGGAAGATTGGCGAGTAAAGGAAAACGCTAATGCTACATGGTCTTTTTCAGGTTTACTTTGGCATGTTACAGGCACAGTTATGGCCTATTATGGTTTAAATTTAGTTTATCCTAAAGAGATAGCGAAAGCTCATACAGAAGGAGATTTCCACCTTCATAATTTAAGCATGAGTTTAGCAGGTTACTGCGCAGGCTGGTCATTAAGACAATTATTGCATGAAGGATTTAACGGGGTTCCAGGAAAAGTTGA
This genomic window contains:
- a CDS encoding iron-sulfur cluster assembly scaffold protein, producing the protein MSYTERSHLKYTQKLIELFKNPKNVGEMKDATVTVTEGSPVCGDVMQLSLKIDGEKIVDAKFLSFGCAANIATGSIITEKVKGLSINEAEKITMNDVAKELGGLPSVKMHCAVLAAKALKKAIEEYKVKVSKKNGVN